A DNA window from Anastrepha ludens isolate Willacy chromosome 6, idAnaLude1.1, whole genome shotgun sequence contains the following coding sequences:
- the LOC128867126 gene encoding uncharacterized protein LOC128867126: MEMDVNLRKASAIELMTISAGSYSIDHKLNNNNSTSSFALRPVAPGTPATHRIGCCGIIGRLLCSGGTSTAKTGSSSVDYQNFNSLMPIAGNQQVLHANVSATPSAAAVVSAVCKANLTRRPQSRRTPQEVYFESRGKSCKKLLKFNGYSNKCIGFGSLSL, from the exons ATGGAAATGGATGTTAATCTGCGTAAAGCAAGCGCCATCGAACTGATGACCATCTCAGCGGGCTCCTATAGCATCGACCATAAactaaataataacaacagcacGTCATCGTTTGCTTTGCGACCGGTGGCGCCTGGCACGCCAGCCACACATCGCATTGGTTGCTGCGGCATAATTGGTCGGTTGCTTTGCTCTGGTGGCACCAGCACAGCTAAAACAGGCAGCAGCAGTGTTGACTATCAGAATTTCAACAGCCTAATGCCCATCGCCGGAAATCAGCAAGTTTTGCATGCGAATGTTTCGGCTACTCCTAGTGCCGCAGCTGTTGTTTCGGCGGTATGCAAAGCGAATCTTACGCGCCGTCCCCAGTCACGTCGCACGCCGCAGGAAGTCTATTTCGAGAGCCGGGGCAAGTCTTGCAAGAAGCTGCTTAAGTTCAATGGCTACTCAAACAAG TGTATTGGTTTTGGCAGCTTGTCGCTTTAA